A part of Streptomyces sp. DSM 40750 genomic DNA contains:
- a CDS encoding RNA polymerase sigma factor, translating to MSASTSRTLPPEIAESVSVMALIERGKAEGQIAGDDVRRAFEADQIPATQWKNVLRSLNQILEEEGVTLMVSAAEPKRTRKSVAAKSPAKRTATKTVAAKTVTTKKATATAAPAVPAADASAEDAAPAKKAAAKKAVAKKAAPAKKTVAAKKTAVKKTTAKKDDAELVDEEVLEETPGGKPGEEPEGTENAGFVLSDEDEDDAPAQQVAAAGATADPVKDYLKQIGKVPLLNAEQEVELAKRIEAGLFAEDKLANADKLAPKLKRELEIIAEDGRRAKNHLLEANLRLVVSLAKRYTGRGMLFLDLIQEGNLGLIRAVEKFDYTKGYKFSTYATWWIRQAITRAMADQARTIRIPVHMVEVINKLARVQRQMLQDLGREPTPEELAKELDMTPEKVIEVQKYGREPISLHTPLGEDGDSEFGDLIEDSEAVVPADAVSFTLLQEQLHSVLDTLSEREAGVVSMRFGLTDGQPKTLDEIGKVYGVTRERIRQIESKTMSKLRHPSRSQVLRDYLD from the coding sequence GTGTCGGCCAGCACATCCCGTACGCTCCCGCCGGAGATCGCCGAGTCCGTCTCTGTCATGGCGCTCATTGAGCGGGGAAAGGCTGAGGGGCAGATCGCCGGCGACGATGTGCGTCGGGCCTTCGAAGCTGACCAGATTCCGGCCACTCAGTGGAAGAACGTACTGCGCAGCCTCAACCAGATCCTCGAGGAAGAGGGTGTGACGCTGATGGTCAGTGCCGCGGAGCCCAAGCGCACCCGAAAGAGCGTCGCAGCGAAGAGTCCGGCCAAGCGCACCGCCACCAAGACGGTCGCGGCGAAGACGGTGACCACCAAGAAGGCCACCGCCACAGCCGCCCCCGCGGTGCCCGCGGCCGACGCCTCCGCCGAGGACGCCGCACCCGCCAAGAAGGCCGCCGCCAAGAAGGCGGTCGCCAAGAAGGCGGCCCCCGCCAAGAAGACCGTCGCCGCCAAGAAGACGGCGGTCAAGAAGACCACCGCCAAGAAGGACGACGCCGAGCTGGTCGACGAAGAGGTTCTGGAGGAGACCCCCGGCGGCAAGCCCGGCGAGGAGCCCGAGGGCACCGAGAATGCCGGCTTCGTGCTGTCCGACGAGGACGAGGACGACGCGCCGGCCCAGCAGGTCGCCGCCGCCGGTGCCACCGCCGACCCGGTCAAGGACTACCTCAAGCAGATCGGCAAGGTCCCGCTGCTCAACGCCGAGCAGGAGGTCGAGCTCGCCAAGCGCATCGAGGCCGGTCTGTTCGCCGAGGACAAGCTGGCCAACGCCGACAAGCTCGCCCCGAAGCTCAAGCGCGAGCTGGAGATCATCGCCGAGGACGGCCGTCGCGCCAAGAACCACCTCCTGGAGGCCAACCTCCGTCTGGTGGTCTCCCTGGCCAAGCGCTACACGGGCCGCGGCATGCTCTTCCTGGACCTCATCCAGGAGGGCAACCTCGGTCTGATCCGCGCGGTCGAGAAGTTCGACTACACCAAGGGCTACAAGTTCTCCACGTACGCCACCTGGTGGATCCGTCAGGCGATCACCCGCGCGATGGCCGACCAGGCCCGCACCATCCGTATCCCGGTGCACATGGTCGAGGTCATCAACAAGCTCGCGCGTGTCCAGCGCCAGATGCTCCAGGACCTGGGCCGCGAGCCCACCCCGGAGGAGCTGGCCAAGGAACTCGACATGACCCCCGAGAAGGTCATCGAGGTCCAGAAGTACGGTCGCGAGCCCATCTCGCTGCACACCCCCCTGGGCGAGGACGGCGACAGCGAGTTCGGTGACCTCATCGAGGACTCCGAGGCCGTCGTCCCGGCGGACGCGGTCAGCTTCACGCTCCTGCAGGAGCAGCTGCACTCCGTCCTCGACACGCTCTCCGAGCGCGAGGCCGGCGTCGTCTCCATGCGCTTCGGTCTCACCGACGGTCAGCCGAAGACCCTCGACGAGATCGGCAAGGTGTACGGCGTCACGCGTGAGCGCATCCGTCAGATCGAGTCCAAGACGATGTCGAAGCTGCGTCACCCGTCCCGCTCGCAGGTCCTGCGCGACTACCTGGACTAG